The proteins below are encoded in one region of Streptomyces roseirectus:
- a CDS encoding sensor histidine kinase: protein MSSVGVGERPRTPVQKVVKFLWIGIWLAYLSAPVSDLLHGGHGVGVRGLGWVGLVAFVAWYFVLVFRTGRGEANGLVLGSLAVLVTQATVLSLSLGREWLVLFVYVSISSGAALPYAYARWSVPAASALLSAVALAVPGGTAYLASLLIPALLGGFSMTGVRQLIRTSIELRQARATVARLAANEERLRLARDLHDLLGHSLSLITLKSELAGRMLPAQPEKAAQQVADIERVSRQALVDVREAVAGYRRPRLVDELAGARVALTAAGVVARLPEDVVLDGVPEDSEAALAWALREAVTNVVRHSGASRCAVDLVRRQTLDGATLELSVEDNGVGDAGAAPGNGLTGLAERLEKTGGTLEATGTKHGFRLVARVPVGSAP, encoded by the coding sequence GTGAGCAGCGTCGGTGTGGGAGAGCGCCCGAGGACCCCGGTGCAGAAGGTCGTCAAGTTCCTCTGGATCGGCATCTGGCTCGCCTATCTGAGCGCGCCGGTGAGTGATCTGCTGCACGGCGGGCACGGCGTCGGCGTCCGGGGTCTGGGCTGGGTCGGTCTGGTGGCCTTCGTCGCCTGGTACTTCGTGCTGGTCTTCCGCACCGGCCGGGGCGAGGCCAACGGCCTGGTCCTGGGCTCGCTGGCCGTCCTGGTCACGCAGGCGACGGTCCTGTCCCTCTCGCTGGGCCGCGAATGGCTCGTCCTCTTCGTGTACGTGTCGATCTCCTCCGGCGCCGCCCTGCCCTACGCCTACGCCCGCTGGAGCGTCCCGGCGGCCTCCGCGCTCCTCAGCGCAGTCGCGCTCGCCGTCCCCGGCGGCACCGCCTACCTGGCGAGCCTGCTGATCCCGGCCCTCCTCGGCGGCTTCTCCATGACCGGTGTGCGCCAGTTGATCCGGACGTCGATCGAACTGCGCCAGGCCCGTGCGACGGTCGCACGCCTCGCCGCCAACGAGGAACGCCTGCGCCTCGCCCGCGACCTGCACGACCTGCTGGGCCACTCCCTCTCCCTGATCACCCTCAAGAGCGAGCTGGCCGGGCGGATGCTGCCCGCGCAGCCCGAGAAGGCGGCCCAGCAGGTCGCCGACATCGAGCGGGTCAGCCGGCAGGCCCTCGTCGACGTCCGGGAGGCCGTCGCCGGGTACCGCAGGCCCCGGCTCGTCGACGAACTCGCGGGCGCGCGGGTCGCGTTGACGGCGGCGGGGGTGGTGGCACGGCTCCCGGAGGACGTCGTGCTGGACGGGGTCCCCGAGGACAGCGAGGCCGCCCTCGCGTGGGCGCTGCGCGAGGCGGTCACCAACGTCGTCCGGCACAGCGGGGCGAGCCGGTGCGCCGTCGACCTGGTCCGGCGCCAGACCCTCGACGGGGCCACCCTCGAACTCTCCGTCGAGGACAACGGCGTCGGCGACGCGGGCGCTGCCCCCGGGAACGGGCTCACGGGGCTCGCCGAACGCCTGGAGAAAACGGGCGGCACCCTGGAGGCGACCGGCACGAAACACGGCTTCCGGCTCGTCGCCCGCGTCCCCGTAGGATCCGCCCCATGA
- a CDS encoding ABC transporter permease: MSSLIRLELTRALRNRKFLFFSVIYPAALFLLIAGSASNTDKVDGTGLTLPTYMMVSMASFGALTAALTGNSERIAKERENGWTRQLRLTTLPGRGYVLAKTASAAVVSLPSILVVFAVAALVKDVRLDAWQWLLLTAAIWAGSLVFAALGVALGYVATGDAVRPITMITYFGLSILGGLWMPTTTFPGWLQDIAKWVPTHAYAALGRAIEQSQVPHASDVAVLVVSFALFTGGAAWLYRKDTAKA; the protein is encoded by the coding sequence ATGAGCAGTCTGATCCGGCTCGAACTGACCCGCGCCCTGCGCAACCGCAAGTTCCTGTTCTTCTCGGTGATCTACCCCGCCGCCCTGTTCCTCCTGATCGCGGGCAGCGCGAGCAACACCGACAAGGTCGACGGCACGGGCCTGACCCTCCCGACCTACATGATGGTCTCCATGGCCTCCTTCGGCGCCCTCACCGCCGCCCTCACCGGCAACAGCGAACGCATCGCGAAGGAACGCGAGAACGGCTGGACACGGCAACTGAGGCTGACGACACTGCCCGGCCGGGGCTACGTCCTCGCGAAAACCGCGAGCGCGGCCGTGGTGAGCCTCCCGTCGATCCTGGTCGTCTTCGCCGTCGCCGCCCTCGTCAAGGACGTCCGGCTGGACGCCTGGCAGTGGCTCCTGCTCACCGCCGCGATCTGGGCCGGCAGCCTCGTCTTCGCCGCCCTCGGAGTGGCCCTCGGCTATGTGGCGACCGGCGACGCCGTCCGACCGATCACGATGATCACCTACTTCGGCCTGTCCATCCTGGGCGGCCTGTGGATGCCGACGACGACGTTCCCGGGCTGGCTCCAGGACATCGCGAAGTGGGTGCCCACGCACGCGTACGCCGCGCTCGGGCGGGCCATCGAGCAGAGCCAGGTACCGCACGCGTCGGACGTCGCCGTCCTCGTCGTGTCCTTCGCCCTCTTCACGGGCGGCGCGGCCTGGCTGTACCGGAAGGACACGGCGAAGGCGTGA
- a CDS encoding S9 family peptidase gives MTIESGSPADSFPRRHARTQRFTLGAPRSFTVAPGGERVAFLRSPSGTDRANALWILDPADGSERLAADPVALLGGAGEDLPPEERARRERTREGGAGIVGYATDAAVELASFALSGRLFTAELRAGTARELPVRGPVIDPRPAPDGRHIAYVAGGALRVVGAEGDGDRALAEPESASVTYGLAEFIAAEEMDRHRGFWWSPESDRLLVACVDDTPVKRWWISDPAHPEREPQHIPYAQAGTENAIVRLFALGLDGTRTEIVWDRARFPYLARVHWSAAGAPLLLVQARDQRSQLYLAVDPDTGTTRMVHADEDRIWLDLFAGVPSWSPSGQLVRIADEGGARVLAVGERPLTTAQLHVRAVLDVGSDDVLVSASAGEEAADPETGEVHVYRVNELGVQRLSQEPGVHTAVRSGDVTVLVSASLERAGARARVLRDGKVVATVASYAEDPGLSPRVRLTQGGARRIPCAVLLPRDHDGVTPLPVLLDPYGGPHGQRVVAAHNPHLTSQWFADQGFAVVVADGRGTPGRSPAWEKAVRDELAAVVLEDQVDALQALAAEFPLDLSRVAIRGWSFGGYLAALAVLRRPDVFHAAVVGAPVTDLRLYDTHYQERYLGHPAEQPDVYRRNSLVDDAGLVDAAPEHRPMMIIHGLADDNVVVAHSLRLSSALLAAGRPHEVLPLSGVTHMTPQEEVAENLLRLQLDFLRRSLGLDQG, from the coding sequence ATGACCATCGAGAGCGGTTCTCCCGCCGACTCCTTCCCCCGACGACACGCCCGTACCCAGCGGTTCACCCTCGGCGCGCCGCGTTCGTTCACCGTCGCGCCGGGCGGAGAGCGTGTCGCGTTCCTGCGTTCGCCCTCCGGCACGGATCGCGCGAACGCCCTGTGGATCCTCGACCCGGCGGACGGCTCCGAGCGCCTTGCGGCCGATCCCGTCGCCCTCCTCGGCGGCGCCGGCGAGGACCTGCCGCCCGAGGAGCGCGCCCGGCGCGAGCGCACGCGCGAGGGCGGCGCCGGCATCGTCGGCTACGCCACCGACGCGGCCGTCGAGTTGGCCTCTTTCGCCTTGTCAGGGCGGCTTTTCACGGCCGAGCTGCGGGCCGGTACGGCACGCGAACTCCCCGTGCGCGGGCCGGTGATCGACCCTCGTCCGGCACCCGACGGGCGGCACATCGCGTACGTCGCGGGGGGCGCCCTGCGGGTCGTCGGTGCGGAGGGCGACGGCGATCGGGCGCTCGCCGAACCAGAATCCGCGTCCGTCACGTACGGATTGGCCGAATTCATCGCCGCCGAGGAGATGGACCGGCACCGCGGCTTCTGGTGGTCGCCGGAGTCGGACCGGCTGCTCGTGGCGTGCGTGGACGACACGCCGGTGAAGCGGTGGTGGATCTCGGACCCGGCCCACCCGGAACGTGAGCCACAGCACATTCCGTACGCGCAGGCGGGCACCGAGAACGCGATCGTACGCCTGTTCGCGCTGGGCCTCGACGGGACCCGGACCGAGATCGTCTGGGACCGTGCGCGCTTCCCGTACCTGGCGCGTGTGCACTGGTCAGCAGCGGGTGCGCCCCTGCTGCTCGTACAGGCGCGCGACCAGCGGAGCCAGCTCTATCTGGCGGTGGACCCGGACACCGGGACGACCCGGATGGTGCACGCGGACGAAGATCGGATTTGGCTGGATCTTTTCGCCGGTGTGCCCTCCTGGAGCCCTTCCGGACAGCTCGTCCGGATCGCCGACGAGGGCGGCGCGCGCGTCCTCGCGGTCGGCGAGCGTCCGCTGACGACGGCCCAGTTGCATGTGCGAGCGGTCCTGGACGTCGGTTCCGACGACGTCCTGGTGTCGGCCTCCGCCGGGGAGGAGGCGGCCGATCCCGAGACCGGCGAGGTGCACGTCTACCGCGTCAACGAGCTGGGCGTGCAGCGCCTCTCGCAGGAGCCCGGCGTCCACACGGCGGTGCGTTCCGGGGACGTCACCGTCCTCGTCTCGGCGTCCCTGGAGCGGGCGGGCGCCCGCGCGCGTGTGCTGCGGGACGGCAAGGTGGTCGCGACGGTCGCCTCGTACGCCGAAGATCCCGGCCTGTCCCCGCGCGTTCGGCTCACGCAGGGGGGCGCACGCCGGATTCCGTGCGCCGTGCTGCTGCCTCGGGACCACGACGGTGTCACCCCCCTGCCGGTCCTCCTCGACCCCTACGGGGGTCCGCACGGGCAGCGTGTCGTCGCCGCGCACAATCCCCACCTCACCTCGCAGTGGTTCGCCGACCAGGGGTTCGCGGTCGTCGTCGCCGACGGGCGCGGGACGCCGGGGCGGTCACCGGCCTGGGAGAAGGCCGTGCGCGACGAACTCGCCGCCGTCGTCCTGGAGGACCAGGTCGACGCGCTCCAGGCGCTCGCCGCCGAGTTCCCGCTCGACCTCAGCCGGGTCGCCATCCGGGGCTGGTCCTTCGGCGGCTACCTCGCCGCCCTCGCGGTCCTGCGCCGGCCGGACGTCTTCCACGCGGCCGTCGTCGGCGCGCCCGTCACCGACCTGCGCCTCTACGACACCCACTACCAGGAGCGCTACCTCGGCCACCCCGCCGAGCAGCCGGACGTCTACCGGCGCAACTCCCTCGTGGACGACGCGGGGCTGGTCGACGCGGCACCCGAACACCGGCCGATGATGATCATCCACGGCCTGGCGGACGACAACGTGGTCGTCGCGCACTCCCTGCGCCTGTCCTCGGCCCTCCTCGCCGCCGGCCGCCCGCACGAGGTGCTGCCGCTGTCGGGCGTCACGCACATGACCCCGCAGGAGGAGGTCGCGGAGAACCTGCTGCGGCTGCAACTGGACTTCCTGCGGCGGTCGTTGGGGCTCGACCAGGGCTGA
- a CDS encoding ABC transporter permease, producing MPEPQEPEVAIAGTGMGAAMDLAVSEGASLEPGPGGPSEKPRSLWSDAWRDLRRNPVFLVSALVILFLIFISLWPSAIASGSPLKCDLGKAQQGSSAGHPFGYDGQGCDVYTRTVYGARTSVAVGVLATLGVAVFGSVLGGLAGFFGGVWDSVLSRITDIFFAIPVVLGGLVLLSVVTSNTIWPVIGFMVLLGWPQISRIARGSVITAKQNDYVQAARALGASNSRMLLRHIAPNAVAPVIVVATIALGTYIALEATLSYLGVGLKPPTVSWGIDISAASPYIRNAPHALLWPSGALAITVLAFIMLGDAVRDALDPKLR from the coding sequence ATGCCTGAACCCCAGGAACCCGAGGTCGCGATCGCCGGTACCGGGATGGGCGCGGCGATGGACCTCGCGGTCAGCGAGGGGGCCAGCCTGGAGCCCGGTCCCGGCGGGCCGTCGGAGAAACCCCGCTCGCTGTGGTCCGACGCCTGGCGCGACCTGCGCCGCAACCCCGTCTTCCTCGTCTCCGCCCTCGTCATCCTCTTCCTGATCTTCATCTCCCTGTGGCCCTCGGCCATCGCCTCCGGCTCGCCGCTCAAGTGCGACCTCGGCAAGGCCCAGCAGGGCTCCTCCGCCGGGCACCCCTTCGGCTACGACGGGCAGGGCTGCGACGTCTACACCCGCACGGTCTACGGCGCGCGCACCTCCGTCGCCGTCGGCGTGCTCGCCACCCTCGGCGTCGCCGTCTTCGGCAGCGTCCTCGGCGGGCTCGCGGGCTTCTTCGGCGGCGTCTGGGACTCGGTCCTCTCCCGCATCACCGACATCTTCTTCGCGATCCCGGTGGTGCTGGGCGGCCTCGTCCTCCTCTCGGTCGTCACCAGCAACACGATCTGGCCGGTGATCGGCTTCATGGTCCTCCTGGGGTGGCCCCAGATCTCCCGCATCGCGCGCGGCTCCGTCATCACGGCCAAACAGAACGACTACGTCCAGGCCGCGCGCGCCCTCGGCGCCTCCAACTCCCGCATGCTCCTGCGCCACATCGCCCCCAACGCGGTGGCCCCGGTGATCGTCGTCGCCACCATCGCCCTGGGCACCTACATCGCCCTGGAAGCGACCCTCTCCTACCTCGGCGTCGGCCTCAAACCCCCCACCGTCTCCTGGGGCATCGACATCTCCGCCGCCTCCCCCTACATCCGCAACGCCCCCCACGCCCTCCTCTGGCCCTCCGGCGCCCTCGCCATCACCGTCCTCGCCTTCATCATGCTCGGCGACGCCGTCCGCGACGCCCTCGACCCGAAGCTGAGGTGA
- a CDS encoding ABC transporter ATP-binding protein, translated as MLLEVRDLHVEFRTRDGVAKAVNGVSYGVEAGETLAVLGESGSGKSVTAQAIMGILDVPPGRIGGGEILFQGQDLLKLKEEERRKIRGAQMAMIFQDALSSLNPVLTVGDQLGEMFEVHRGMSRKDARAKAVELMDRVRIPAAKERVRQYPHQFSGGMRQRIMIAMALALEPALIIADEPTTALDVTVQAQVMDLLAELQREYNMGLILITHDLGVVADVADRIAVMYAGRIVEQAPVHDIYKAPAHPYTRGLLDSIPRLDQKGQELYAIKGLPPNLMNIPMGCAFNPRCPMAQDVCRTDVPPLHQVDQVDGGGSRSSACHFWRECLNG; from the coding sequence ATGCTGCTCGAAGTGCGTGATCTGCATGTGGAGTTCCGTACGCGGGACGGGGTCGCCAAGGCTGTGAACGGGGTGTCGTACGGGGTGGAGGCGGGGGAGACGCTGGCGGTGCTGGGGGAGTCGGGGTCGGGGAAGTCCGTCACCGCGCAGGCGATCATGGGGATTCTGGATGTGCCGCCGGGGCGGATCGGCGGGGGCGAGATCCTGTTCCAGGGGCAGGATCTGCTGAAGCTCAAGGAGGAGGAGCGGCGGAAGATCAGGGGCGCCCAGATGGCGATGATCTTCCAGGACGCGCTGTCCTCGCTGAACCCCGTGCTGACCGTGGGGGATCAGCTGGGCGAGATGTTCGAGGTGCACCGGGGCATGTCCCGCAAGGACGCCCGCGCCAAGGCCGTCGAGCTGATGGACCGCGTCCGCATCCCCGCCGCGAAGGAACGCGTCCGCCAGTACCCCCACCAGTTCTCCGGCGGCATGCGTCAACGCATCATGATCGCCATGGCGCTGGCGCTTGAGCCGGCGCTGATCATCGCCGACGAGCCGACCACCGCCCTCGACGTCACCGTCCAGGCCCAGGTCATGGACCTGCTCGCGGAGTTGCAGCGCGAGTACAACATGGGCCTGATCCTCATCACCCACGACCTCGGCGTCGTCGCCGACGTCGCCGACCGCATCGCCGTCATGTACGCGGGCCGGATCGTCGAGCAGGCACCGGTGCACGACATCTACAAAGCACCGGCTCATCCCTATACACGCGGACTGCTTGATTCCATCCCCCGTCTTGATCAGAAGGGCCAGGAGCTGTACGCGATCAAGGGGCTGCCACCCAACTTGATGAACATCCCGATGGGTTGCGCGTTCAACCCCCGCTGCCCGATGGCTCAAGACGTCTGCCGGACAGATGTACCACCACTGCACCAGGTTGATCAGGTTGACGGCGGCGGCAGCCGGTCAAGTGCGTGCCACTTCTGGAGGGAATGCCTCAATGGTTGA
- a CDS encoding ABC transporter permease has translation MGRYVVRRLLQMVPVFVGATLLIFLMVNVMGDPVAGLCGQRQCDPATAAQLKKEFGLDKPVWQQYLTYMGNVFTGDFGTAFNGQKVTELMSTAFPVTIRLTIVAILIEIVLGISLGVITGLRRGKPVDTVVLLVTLVVISIPTFVTGLLLQLLLGVEWGWIKPSVSSDAEFGELFVPGLVLASVSLAYVTRLTRTSIAENRRADYVRTAIAKGLPRRRVVTRHLLRNSLIPVVTFIGTDVGALMGGAIVTERIFNIHGVGYQLYQGILRQNTQTVVGFVTVLVLVFLVANLLVDLLYAVLDPRIRYA, from the coding sequence ATGGGACGCTACGTCGTCCGGCGCCTGCTCCAGATGGTCCCCGTCTTCGTCGGCGCCACCCTGCTCATCTTCCTCATGGTCAACGTGATGGGCGACCCCGTCGCGGGCCTGTGCGGCCAGCGGCAGTGCGACCCCGCCACGGCCGCCCAGCTCAAGAAGGAGTTCGGCCTCGACAAGCCCGTCTGGCAGCAGTACCTGACCTACATGGGGAACGTCTTCACCGGCGACTTCGGTACGGCGTTCAACGGCCAGAAGGTCACCGAGCTGATGTCGACGGCGTTCCCCGTCACGATCCGGCTGACGATCGTCGCGATCCTCATCGAGATCGTCCTCGGCATCTCGCTGGGCGTGATCACCGGCCTGCGGCGCGGCAAGCCCGTCGACACGGTCGTCCTCCTCGTCACCCTCGTCGTCATCTCCATCCCCACCTTCGTCACCGGCCTGCTGCTCCAGCTGCTGCTCGGCGTCGAGTGGGGCTGGATCAAACCGTCGGTCTCCTCGGACGCCGAGTTCGGTGAACTCTTCGTCCCCGGGCTCGTGCTGGCGTCCGTGTCACTGGCGTACGTCACCCGGCTGACCCGGACGTCCATCGCGGAGAACCGGCGCGCCGACTACGTCCGCACGGCGATCGCCAAGGGGCTGCCCAGGCGGCGCGTCGTCACCCGGCACCTGCTGCGCAACTCCCTCATCCCCGTCGTCACGTTCATCGGGACGGACGTCGGCGCGCTCATGGGCGGGGCGATCGTCACCGAGCGGATCTTCAACATCCACGGCGTCGGATACCAGCTCTACCAGGGGATCCTGCGCCAGAACACACAGACCGTCGTCGGTTTCGTGACCGTGCTGGTCCTCGTGTTCCTCGTGGCGAACCTGCTCGTCGACCTCCTGTACGCCGTACTCGACCCGAGGATCCGCTATGCCTGA
- a CDS encoding ABC transporter ATP-binding protein, producing the protein MVDSTVEPILEVTGLVKHYPLTQGILFKKQVGAVKAVDGVDFTLNSGETLGIVGESGCGKSTVAKMLVNLERPTEGSIKYKGEDITKLSGRALKSVRRNIQMVFQDPYTSLNPRMTVGDIIGEPYEIHPEVAPKGDRRKRVQDLLDVVGLNPEYINRYPHQFSGGQRQRIGIARGLALRPEVIVADEPVSALDVSVQAQVINLLERLQSEFDLSYVFIAHDLSIVRHISDRVGVMYLGRIVEIGKDAEIYDHPTHPYTQALLSAVPVPDPAAREHRERIILAGDVPSPTNVPSGCRFRTRCWKARERCAREVPLLAVPAEFRGVEGPAAHDSACHFAEEKQVVPPEDDQGNAPR; encoded by the coding sequence ATGGTTGATTCAACAGTTGAGCCGATCCTCGAAGTGACCGGACTGGTCAAGCACTACCCGCTCACTCAAGGCATCCTGTTCAAGAAGCAGGTCGGCGCGGTCAAAGCCGTGGACGGTGTTGATTTCACCCTCAACAGTGGAGAGACCCTGGGCATCGTGGGGGAGTCCGGCTGCGGCAAATCAACAGTCGCCAAGATGCTGGTCAACCTCGAACGCCCCACCGAGGGCTCGATCAAGTACAAGGGCGAGGACATCACCAAGCTGTCCGGGCGGGCCCTCAAGTCGGTCCGCCGGAACATCCAGATGGTGTTCCAGGACCCGTACACCTCGCTCAACCCCCGCATGACCGTCGGCGACATCATCGGCGAACCGTACGAGATCCACCCCGAGGTGGCCCCGAAGGGCGACCGGCGCAAGCGCGTCCAGGACCTCCTGGACGTCGTCGGCCTGAACCCGGAGTACATCAACCGCTACCCCCACCAGTTCTCCGGCGGCCAGCGCCAGCGCATCGGCATCGCGCGCGGACTCGCGCTGCGCCCCGAGGTGATCGTCGCGGACGAACCGGTGTCGGCCCTGGACGTCTCCGTGCAGGCGCAGGTGATCAACCTGCTGGAGCGCCTGCAGAGCGAGTTCGACCTGTCGTACGTGTTCATCGCGCACGACCTGTCGATCGTCCGGCACATCTCGGACCGGGTCGGCGTGATGTACCTGGGCCGGATCGTGGAGATCGGCAAGGACGCGGAGATCTACGACCACCCCACGCACCCGTACACGCAGGCGCTCCTGTCGGCCGTCCCGGTCCCCGACCCGGCCGCGAGGGAGCACCGGGAGCGGATCATCCTGGCCGGCGACGTCCCGTCCCCCACGAACGTCCCCTCCGGCTGCCGCTTCCGCACGCGCTGCTGGAAGGCGAGGGAGCGGTGCGCGCGGGAGGTCCCGCTGCTCGCGGTCCCGGCGGAGTTCAGGGGCGTCGAGGGGCCCGCCGCACACGACTCGGCCTGCCACTTCGCGGAGGAGAAGCAAGTGGTGCCCCCGGAAGACGATCAAGGAAATGCCCCCCGATAA
- the mshB gene encoding N-acetyl-1-D-myo-inositol-2-amino-2-deoxy-alpha-D-glucopyranoside deacetylase → MTDLPPRRLLLVHAHPDDESINNGATMARYAADGARVTLVTCTLGERGEVIPPGLAHLSGAALGAHRREELAAAMRALGVSDVRLLGGAGRYGDSGMMDTADNDDPGCFWQADVETAARQLLEVIREVRPQVLVTYDENGGYGHPDHIQAHRVALRAAELADAEGVPVAKVYFNRVPRAVAEDAFARLEEDLPALPFDKAAEIADVPGVVDGALITTAIDGGPYADAKATAMRAHATQLEVAPGGRYFVLSNHLAQPLFTTEYYQLVRGERGETSDGLERDLFAGLETD, encoded by the coding sequence ATGACGGATCTCCCTCCCCGGCGGCTCCTCCTGGTGCACGCGCACCCCGACGACGAGTCGATCAACAACGGCGCGACCATGGCCAGGTACGCGGCCGACGGCGCGCGGGTGACCCTGGTCACCTGCACGCTCGGGGAGCGCGGCGAGGTCATCCCGCCCGGCCTCGCCCACCTCTCCGGCGCGGCCCTGGGCGCGCACCGGCGCGAGGAGCTGGCCGCCGCCATGCGCGCCCTCGGCGTGAGTGACGTCCGCCTGCTCGGCGGCGCGGGCCGCTACGGCGACTCCGGGATGATGGACACCGCCGACAACGACGACCCGGGCTGCTTCTGGCAGGCGGACGTCGAGACGGCCGCCAGGCAGCTTCTGGAGGTCATCCGCGAGGTACGGCCCCAGGTGCTCGTCACGTACGACGAGAACGGCGGCTACGGCCATCCCGACCACATCCAGGCCCACCGCGTCGCCCTGCGTGCCGCCGAACTCGCCGACGCCGAGGGCGTACCCGTCGCGAAGGTCTACTTCAACCGCGTCCCGCGCGCGGTCGCCGAGGACGCGTTCGCGCGGCTGGAAGAAGACCTTCCCGCGCTGCCGTTCGACAAGGCGGCCGAGATCGCCGACGTCCCCGGAGTCGTCGACGGCGCGCTGATCACCACGGCGATCGACGGCGGACCGTACGCGGACGCAAAGGCGACCGCCATGCGCGCGCACGCGACGCAGCTCGAAGTGGCCCCCGGAGGACGCTACTTCGTCCTCTCCAACCACCTCGCCCAGCCGCTGTTCACGACGGAGTACTACCAACTCGTGCGCGGGGAGCGCGGCGAGACCTCCGACGGGCTGGAGCGCGACCTCTTCGCCGGACTGGAGACCGACTGA
- a CDS encoding DUF6113 family protein: MSIDLTQPLKPPSALRAAAYAGLLVLGAVTGVAGSLVQAGWFPGGLLLALAGSAGLFLGGARAVGTRAGAVAPAAGWMIAVVLLTAGRPEGDFLFAAGGGSYLFLLGGMATAVICATLGAGRQPIGADARLGK; the protein is encoded by the coding sequence ATGTCGATCGACCTCACCCAGCCCCTCAAGCCCCCCTCCGCGCTCCGGGCCGCCGCCTACGCCGGCCTCCTGGTGCTCGGCGCCGTCACCGGCGTCGCCGGATCGCTCGTCCAGGCGGGCTGGTTCCCCGGCGGACTCCTGCTGGCGCTCGCAGGGTCGGCCGGGCTGTTCCTGGGCGGCGCCAGGGCCGTCGGCACGCGCGCGGGGGCCGTCGCCCCGGCCGCCGGGTGGATGATCGCCGTCGTCCTGTTGACGGCGGGCCGCCCGGAAGGTGACTTCCTGTTCGCGGCGGGCGGCGGCTCGTACCTGTTCCTGCTCGGCGGCATGGCAACAGCTGTGATCTGCGCCACCCTTGGCGCGGGACGGCAACCGATCGGCGCCGACGCCCGACTTGGGAAGTGA
- a CDS encoding ABC transporter ATP-binding protein, producing MTTTASVVAFDQVSKGYGEVRAVDGLSLALRPGETVALLGPNGAGKSTTLDLLLGLKTPDTGSVRLFGTTPREAIVAGKVGAMLQSGGLMDEVTVAELVRLACDLHPRPYRPADVMTRAGITQIADRKVNKLSGGQAQRVRFAFATAGDSDLIVLDEPTTGMDVTTRQGFWATMREQADQGRTVLFATHYLEEADAIADRVLVLHRGRLLADGTAAEIKAKAGARRISFDLDGKIPPTLRDLPFLTALDVSGRTVRIQSTDADATVHALYGTGVYPRNLEVTGLGLEQAFVAITEAEEARTR from the coding sequence ATGACAACGACAGCTTCGGTGGTCGCGTTCGACCAGGTCAGCAAGGGATACGGCGAGGTCCGCGCCGTGGACGGGCTGTCGCTGGCCCTGCGTCCGGGGGAGACCGTGGCGCTGCTCGGGCCCAACGGCGCGGGCAAGTCCACGACGCTCGACCTGCTGCTTGGCCTGAAGACGCCGGACACGGGCAGCGTGCGCCTGTTCGGGACGACCCCGCGCGAGGCGATCGTCGCCGGCAAGGTCGGCGCGATGCTCCAGAGCGGCGGCCTGATGGACGAGGTGACGGTCGCCGAACTCGTCCGCCTCGCCTGCGACCTGCACCCCAGGCCCTACCGCCCCGCCGACGTGATGACCCGCGCGGGCATCACCCAGATCGCCGACCGCAAGGTGAACAAGCTCTCCGGCGGACAGGCCCAGCGCGTCCGCTTCGCCTTCGCCACCGCCGGCGACAGCGACCTGATCGTCCTGGACGAACCGACGACCGGTATGGACGTCACGACCAGGCAGGGCTTCTGGGCCACCATGCGCGAACAGGCCGACCAGGGCCGCACGGTCCTCTTCGCCACGCACTACCTGGAAGAGGCGGACGCGATCGCCGACCGCGTCCTCGTCCTGCACCGGGGCCGCCTCCTCGCCGACGGCACCGCCGCCGAGATCAAGGCCAAGGCGGGCGCCCGCCGCATCTCCTTCGACCTGGACGGGAAGATCCCGCCCACCCTGCGCGACCTGCCCTTCCTGACCGCACTCGACGTGTCGGGGCGCACGGTCCGCATCCAGTCCACCGACGCCGACGCGACCGTCCACGCCCTGTACGGCACCGGCGTCTACCCCAGGAACCTCGAAGTCACCGGGCTCGGCCTGGAGCAGGCGTTCGTGGCGATCACCGAGGCCGAGGAGGCACGCACCCGATGA